Proteins encoded within one genomic window of Lagenorhynchus albirostris chromosome 9, mLagAlb1.1, whole genome shotgun sequence:
- the CD6 gene encoding T-cell differentiation antigen CD6 isoform X3, with product MTPDIMLLFVVAGLLTAALSGHPSPAPSGQPNTTSEESQLLQPGERLQVRLMNGSSRCNGTAEVWFRQSWEPACGALWDLRASEAVCRSLGCGRAEPLEQPVPPTPALPTGAAAGNASWAPNTTWALAPTVQCSGPEWQLCKVVEHACSSDERPVQVTCAENLDLKLVGGGSPCEGRVEMLEHGQWGSVCDDTWDLDDAHVVCRQLSCGWAVQALPGLHFAPGQGRIHRDQVNCSGSETYLWDCLGLPGNGYCGHKEDAGVVCSEHQSWRLTGGADPCEGQVEVYFRGVWNTVCDSTWYEPEANVLCRDLGCGTLARVPKGLPHSLSGKMYYSCEGGEPTLSECFWRFNNSNLCRQSQAARVLCSGARSLLNLSTSEIPATGQPVTVESSVTVKMKDWESRELMLLIPCIVLGILLLVSLSFIAIILLRIKGKYALPAMVNHQHLPTTTPAGTTSYQEVPITIAKEEIPKLPIQVQAPPPEDSNSSSDSDYEHYDFSSQPPVALTTFYNSQRHRFTDEEVRQNRFQMPPLEEDPCSTGPRRHPRSKGGSSTSSGEGRCNSPGSRLPPWNSQVFSSERKPLLGQPLNLELAGSQANFPAGPSADDSSSTSSGEWYQNFQPPPRLPPAEQFGCPGSLTPQPDSSSNEDYDDIGAA from the exons GTCACCCAAGTCCAGCCCCATCTGGCCAGCCCAACACCACCAGTGAAGAGAGCCAGCTCTTGCAGCCAG GGGAGCGACTCCAGGTCCGCCTGATGAATGGGAGCAGCCGCTGCAACGGGACGGCGGAGGTCTGGTTCCGGCAGTCCTGGGAGCCCGCGTGCGGGGCACTCTGGGACCTCCGCGCCTCCGAGGCTGTGTGCCGCTCGCTGGGCTGCGGCCGGGCGGAGCCGCTGGAACAGCCCGTCCCGCCGACCCCGGCGCTGCCGACTGGTGCAGCCGCGGGAAACGCCAGCTGGGCCCCGAATACCACGTGGGCCCTAGCGCCCACCGTCCAGTGCAGCGGCCCCGAATGGCAGCTCTGCAAGGTGGTGGAGCACGCGTGCAGCAGCGACGAGAGGCCGGTCCAGGTCACCTGTGCAG AAAACCTCGATTTGAAATTGGTGGGTGGTGGCAGCCCATGCGAGGGCCGCGTGGAGATGCTGGAGCACGGACAGTGGGGTTCGGTGTGTGACGACACGTGGGACCTGGACGATGCCCACGTGGTGTGCCGGCAACTGAGCTGTGGCTGGGCGGTCCAGGCCCTGCCCGGCTTGCACTTTGCGCCTGGCCAAGGACGCATCCACCGGGACCAAGTGAACTGTTCCGGGTCGGAGACCTACCTGTGGGACTGCCTGGGGCTGCCGGGAAATGGCTACTGTGGCCACAAGGAGGACGCCGGCGTGGTGTGCTCAG agcACCAGTCCTGGCGCCTGACCGGGGGCGCTGACCCCTGCGAGGGCCAGGTGGAGGTGTACTTCCGAGGGGTCTGGAACACAGTGTGTGACAGTACGTGGTACGAACCAGAGGCCAACGTGCTCTGCCGGGACTTGGGCTGTGGGACTCTGGCCCGGGTGCCCAAGGGGCTGCCGCACTCCCTGTCGGGCAAGATGTACTACTCATGCGAGGGAGGGGAGCCCACGCTCTCCGAGTGCTTCTGGCGGTTCAATAACTCCAACCTCTGCAGACAATCACAGGCAGCCAGGGTCCTCTGCTCAG GTGCCCGGAGCCTGCTCAATCTGTCCACTTCTGAAATCCCTGCAACTGGTCAGCCGGTCACTGTGG AATCTTCTGTGACGGTGAAAATGAAGGACTGGGAATCTCGAGAGCTAATGCTTCTCATCCCTTGCATCGTTCTGGGAATTCTCCTTCTTGTCTCACTCAGTTTCATAGCCATCATCCTCttgagaattaaaggaaaatacg CCCTCCCCGCTATGGTGAACCACCAGCACctacccaccaccaccccagcgGGGACCACAAGCTATCAAGAGGTTCCCATCACCATCGCCAAAGAAGAAA TTCCCAAGCTGCCCATCCAGGTCCAGGCTCCGCCCCCTGAAGACTCGAACTCCAGCTCGGACTCAGACTATGAGCACTATGACTTCAGCAGCCAGCCTCCCGTGGCCCTGACCACCTTCTACA ATTCCCAGCGGCACCGCTTCACAGATGAAGAGGTCCGGCAGAACAGGTTCCAGATGCCCCCCTTGGAGGAAG ACCCCTGCTCCACGGGCCCTCGGCGCCACCCAAGGAGCAAGGGCGGCTCCAGCACGTCTTCAGGGGAGGGGCGCTGTAATAGCCCTGGCAGCAGGCTGCCTCCGTGGAACTCTCAAGTGTTTTCTTCAGAGAGGAAGCCCCTGCTGGGGCAGCCCCTGAACTTGGAGCTGGCTGGCTCCCAGGCAAATTTTCCAG CAGGGCCCTCGGCTGATGACAGCTCCAGCACGTCCTCCGGAGAGTGGTACCAGAACTTCCAGCCGCCGCCCCGGCTCCCACCTGCTGAGCAGTTTGGGTGTCCAG GGTCCCTCACTCCCCAGCCTGACTCCTCCTCCAATGAAGACTATGATGACATTGGAGCAGCCTAG
- the CD6 gene encoding T-cell differentiation antigen CD6 isoform X4: MTPDIMLLFVVAGLLTAALSGHPSPAPSGQPNTTSEESQLLQPGERLQVRLMNGSSRCNGTAEVWFRQSWEPACGALWDLRASEAVCRSLGCGRAEPLEQPVPPTPALPTGAAAGNASWAPNTTWALAPTVQCSGPEWQLCKVVEHACSSDERPVQVTCAENLDLKLVGGGSPCEGRVEMLEHGQWGSVCDDTWDLDDAHVVCRQLSCGWAVQALPGLHFAPGQGRIHRDQVNCSGSETYLWDCLGLPGNGYCGHKEDAGVVCSEHQSWRLTGGADPCEGQVEVYFRGVWNTVCDSTWYEPEANVLCRDLGCGTLARVPKGLPHSLSGKMYYSCEGGEPTLSECFWRFNNSNLCRQSQAARVLCSGARSLLNLSTSEIPATGQPVTVALPAMVNHQHLPTTTPAGTTSYQEVPITIAKEEIPKLPIQVQAPPPEDSNSSSDSDYEHYDFSSQPPVALTTFYNSQRHRFTDEEVRQNRFQMPPLEEGPGLEEVHASRVPPANPEHCIADPCSTGPRRHPRSKGGSSTSSGEGRCNSPGSRLPPWNSQVFSSERKPLLGQPLNLELAGSQANFPAGPSADDSSSTSSGEWYQNFQPPPRLPPAEQFGCPGSLTPQPDSSSNEDYDDIGAA; this comes from the exons GTCACCCAAGTCCAGCCCCATCTGGCCAGCCCAACACCACCAGTGAAGAGAGCCAGCTCTTGCAGCCAG GGGAGCGACTCCAGGTCCGCCTGATGAATGGGAGCAGCCGCTGCAACGGGACGGCGGAGGTCTGGTTCCGGCAGTCCTGGGAGCCCGCGTGCGGGGCACTCTGGGACCTCCGCGCCTCCGAGGCTGTGTGCCGCTCGCTGGGCTGCGGCCGGGCGGAGCCGCTGGAACAGCCCGTCCCGCCGACCCCGGCGCTGCCGACTGGTGCAGCCGCGGGAAACGCCAGCTGGGCCCCGAATACCACGTGGGCCCTAGCGCCCACCGTCCAGTGCAGCGGCCCCGAATGGCAGCTCTGCAAGGTGGTGGAGCACGCGTGCAGCAGCGACGAGAGGCCGGTCCAGGTCACCTGTGCAG AAAACCTCGATTTGAAATTGGTGGGTGGTGGCAGCCCATGCGAGGGCCGCGTGGAGATGCTGGAGCACGGACAGTGGGGTTCGGTGTGTGACGACACGTGGGACCTGGACGATGCCCACGTGGTGTGCCGGCAACTGAGCTGTGGCTGGGCGGTCCAGGCCCTGCCCGGCTTGCACTTTGCGCCTGGCCAAGGACGCATCCACCGGGACCAAGTGAACTGTTCCGGGTCGGAGACCTACCTGTGGGACTGCCTGGGGCTGCCGGGAAATGGCTACTGTGGCCACAAGGAGGACGCCGGCGTGGTGTGCTCAG agcACCAGTCCTGGCGCCTGACCGGGGGCGCTGACCCCTGCGAGGGCCAGGTGGAGGTGTACTTCCGAGGGGTCTGGAACACAGTGTGTGACAGTACGTGGTACGAACCAGAGGCCAACGTGCTCTGCCGGGACTTGGGCTGTGGGACTCTGGCCCGGGTGCCCAAGGGGCTGCCGCACTCCCTGTCGGGCAAGATGTACTACTCATGCGAGGGAGGGGAGCCCACGCTCTCCGAGTGCTTCTGGCGGTTCAATAACTCCAACCTCTGCAGACAATCACAGGCAGCCAGGGTCCTCTGCTCAG GTGCCCGGAGCCTGCTCAATCTGTCCACTTCTGAAATCCCTGCAACTGGTCAGCCGGTCACTGTGG CCCTCCCCGCTATGGTGAACCACCAGCACctacccaccaccaccccagcgGGGACCACAAGCTATCAAGAGGTTCCCATCACCATCGCCAAAGAAGAAA TTCCCAAGCTGCCCATCCAGGTCCAGGCTCCGCCCCCTGAAGACTCGAACTCCAGCTCGGACTCAGACTATGAGCACTATGACTTCAGCAGCCAGCCTCCCGTGGCCCTGACCACCTTCTACA ATTCCCAGCGGCACCGCTTCACAGATGAAGAGGTCCGGCAGAACAGGTTCCAGATGCCCCCCTTGGAGGAAG GCCCAGGACTCGAAGAGGTGCATGCCTCCCGGGTCCCACCTGCCAACCCTGAACACTGCATTGCAGACCCCTGCTCCACGGGCCCTCGGCGCCACCCAAGGAGCAAGGGCGGCTCCAGCACGTCTTCAGGGGAGGGGCGCTGTAATAGCCCTGGCAGCAGGCTGCCTCCGTGGAACTCTCAAGTGTTTTCTTCAGAGAGGAAGCCCCTGCTGGGGCAGCCCCTGAACTTGGAGCTGGCTGGCTCCCAGGCAAATTTTCCAG CAGGGCCCTCGGCTGATGACAGCTCCAGCACGTCCTCCGGAGAGTGGTACCAGAACTTCCAGCCGCCGCCCCGGCTCCCACCTGCTGAGCAGTTTGGGTGTCCAG GGTCCCTCACTCCCCAGCCTGACTCCTCCTCCAATGAAGACTATGATGACATTGGAGCAGCCTAG
- the CD6 gene encoding T-cell differentiation antigen CD6 isoform X2: MTPDIMLLFVVAGLLTAALSGHPSPAPSGQPNTTSEESQLLQPGERLQVRLMNGSSRCNGTAEVWFRQSWEPACGALWDLRASEAVCRSLGCGRAEPLEQPVPPTPALPTGAAAGNASWAPNTTWALAPTVQCSGPEWQLCKVVEHACSSDERPVQVTCAENLDLKLVGGGSPCEGRVEMLEHGQWGSVCDDTWDLDDAHVVCRQLSCGWAVQALPGLHFAPGQGRIHRDQVNCSGSETYLWDCLGLPGNGYCGHKEDAGVVCSEHQSWRLTGGADPCEGQVEVYFRGVWNTVCDSTWYEPEANVLCRDLGCGTLARVPKGLPHSLSGKMYYSCEGGEPTLSECFWRFNNSNLCRQSQAARVLCSGARSLLNLSTSEIPATGQPVTVESSVTVKMKDWESRELMLLIPCIVLGILLLVSLSFIAIILLRIKGKYALPAMVNHQHLPTTTPAGTTSYQEVPITIAKEEIPKLPIQVQAPPPEDSNSSSDSDYEHYDFSSQPPVALTTFYNSQRHRFTDEEVRQNRFQMPPLEEGPGLEEVHASRVPPANPEHCIADPCSTGPRRHPRSKGGSSTSSGEGRCNSPGSRLPPWNSQVFSSERKPLLGQPLNLELAGSQANFPGPSADDSSSTSSGEWYQNFQPPPRLPPAEQFGCPGSLTPQPDSSSNEDYDDIGAA, from the exons GTCACCCAAGTCCAGCCCCATCTGGCCAGCCCAACACCACCAGTGAAGAGAGCCAGCTCTTGCAGCCAG GGGAGCGACTCCAGGTCCGCCTGATGAATGGGAGCAGCCGCTGCAACGGGACGGCGGAGGTCTGGTTCCGGCAGTCCTGGGAGCCCGCGTGCGGGGCACTCTGGGACCTCCGCGCCTCCGAGGCTGTGTGCCGCTCGCTGGGCTGCGGCCGGGCGGAGCCGCTGGAACAGCCCGTCCCGCCGACCCCGGCGCTGCCGACTGGTGCAGCCGCGGGAAACGCCAGCTGGGCCCCGAATACCACGTGGGCCCTAGCGCCCACCGTCCAGTGCAGCGGCCCCGAATGGCAGCTCTGCAAGGTGGTGGAGCACGCGTGCAGCAGCGACGAGAGGCCGGTCCAGGTCACCTGTGCAG AAAACCTCGATTTGAAATTGGTGGGTGGTGGCAGCCCATGCGAGGGCCGCGTGGAGATGCTGGAGCACGGACAGTGGGGTTCGGTGTGTGACGACACGTGGGACCTGGACGATGCCCACGTGGTGTGCCGGCAACTGAGCTGTGGCTGGGCGGTCCAGGCCCTGCCCGGCTTGCACTTTGCGCCTGGCCAAGGACGCATCCACCGGGACCAAGTGAACTGTTCCGGGTCGGAGACCTACCTGTGGGACTGCCTGGGGCTGCCGGGAAATGGCTACTGTGGCCACAAGGAGGACGCCGGCGTGGTGTGCTCAG agcACCAGTCCTGGCGCCTGACCGGGGGCGCTGACCCCTGCGAGGGCCAGGTGGAGGTGTACTTCCGAGGGGTCTGGAACACAGTGTGTGACAGTACGTGGTACGAACCAGAGGCCAACGTGCTCTGCCGGGACTTGGGCTGTGGGACTCTGGCCCGGGTGCCCAAGGGGCTGCCGCACTCCCTGTCGGGCAAGATGTACTACTCATGCGAGGGAGGGGAGCCCACGCTCTCCGAGTGCTTCTGGCGGTTCAATAACTCCAACCTCTGCAGACAATCACAGGCAGCCAGGGTCCTCTGCTCAG GTGCCCGGAGCCTGCTCAATCTGTCCACTTCTGAAATCCCTGCAACTGGTCAGCCGGTCACTGTGG AATCTTCTGTGACGGTGAAAATGAAGGACTGGGAATCTCGAGAGCTAATGCTTCTCATCCCTTGCATCGTTCTGGGAATTCTCCTTCTTGTCTCACTCAGTTTCATAGCCATCATCCTCttgagaattaaaggaaaatacg CCCTCCCCGCTATGGTGAACCACCAGCACctacccaccaccaccccagcgGGGACCACAAGCTATCAAGAGGTTCCCATCACCATCGCCAAAGAAGAAA TTCCCAAGCTGCCCATCCAGGTCCAGGCTCCGCCCCCTGAAGACTCGAACTCCAGCTCGGACTCAGACTATGAGCACTATGACTTCAGCAGCCAGCCTCCCGTGGCCCTGACCACCTTCTACA ATTCCCAGCGGCACCGCTTCACAGATGAAGAGGTCCGGCAGAACAGGTTCCAGATGCCCCCCTTGGAGGAAG GCCCAGGACTCGAAGAGGTGCATGCCTCCCGGGTCCCACCTGCCAACCCTGAACACTGCATTGCAGACCCCTGCTCCACGGGCCCTCGGCGCCACCCAAGGAGCAAGGGCGGCTCCAGCACGTCTTCAGGGGAGGGGCGCTGTAATAGCCCTGGCAGCAGGCTGCCTCCGTGGAACTCTCAAGTGTTTTCTTCAGAGAGGAAGCCCCTGCTGGGGCAGCCCCTGAACTTGGAGCTGGCTGGCTCCCAGGCAAATTTTCCAG GGCCCTCGGCTGATGACAGCTCCAGCACGTCCTCCGGAGAGTGGTACCAGAACTTCCAGCCGCCGCCCCGGCTCCCACCTGCTGAGCAGTTTGGGTGTCCAG GGTCCCTCACTCCCCAGCCTGACTCCTCCTCCAATGAAGACTATGATGACATTGGAGCAGCCTAG
- the CD6 gene encoding T-cell differentiation antigen CD6 isoform X1 produces MTPDIMLLFVVAGLLTAALSGHPSPAPSGQPNTTSEESQLLQPGERLQVRLMNGSSRCNGTAEVWFRQSWEPACGALWDLRASEAVCRSLGCGRAEPLEQPVPPTPALPTGAAAGNASWAPNTTWALAPTVQCSGPEWQLCKVVEHACSSDERPVQVTCAENLDLKLVGGGSPCEGRVEMLEHGQWGSVCDDTWDLDDAHVVCRQLSCGWAVQALPGLHFAPGQGRIHRDQVNCSGSETYLWDCLGLPGNGYCGHKEDAGVVCSEHQSWRLTGGADPCEGQVEVYFRGVWNTVCDSTWYEPEANVLCRDLGCGTLARVPKGLPHSLSGKMYYSCEGGEPTLSECFWRFNNSNLCRQSQAARVLCSGARSLLNLSTSEIPATGQPVTVESSVTVKMKDWESRELMLLIPCIVLGILLLVSLSFIAIILLRIKGKYALPAMVNHQHLPTTTPAGTTSYQEVPITIAKEEIPKLPIQVQAPPPEDSNSSSDSDYEHYDFSSQPPVALTTFYNSQRHRFTDEEVRQNRFQMPPLEEGPGLEEVHASRVPPANPEHCIADPCSTGPRRHPRSKGGSSTSSGEGRCNSPGSRLPPWNSQVFSSERKPLLGQPLNLELAGSQANFPAGPSADDSSSTSSGEWYQNFQPPPRLPPAEQFGCPGSLTPQPDSSSNEDYDDIGAA; encoded by the exons GTCACCCAAGTCCAGCCCCATCTGGCCAGCCCAACACCACCAGTGAAGAGAGCCAGCTCTTGCAGCCAG GGGAGCGACTCCAGGTCCGCCTGATGAATGGGAGCAGCCGCTGCAACGGGACGGCGGAGGTCTGGTTCCGGCAGTCCTGGGAGCCCGCGTGCGGGGCACTCTGGGACCTCCGCGCCTCCGAGGCTGTGTGCCGCTCGCTGGGCTGCGGCCGGGCGGAGCCGCTGGAACAGCCCGTCCCGCCGACCCCGGCGCTGCCGACTGGTGCAGCCGCGGGAAACGCCAGCTGGGCCCCGAATACCACGTGGGCCCTAGCGCCCACCGTCCAGTGCAGCGGCCCCGAATGGCAGCTCTGCAAGGTGGTGGAGCACGCGTGCAGCAGCGACGAGAGGCCGGTCCAGGTCACCTGTGCAG AAAACCTCGATTTGAAATTGGTGGGTGGTGGCAGCCCATGCGAGGGCCGCGTGGAGATGCTGGAGCACGGACAGTGGGGTTCGGTGTGTGACGACACGTGGGACCTGGACGATGCCCACGTGGTGTGCCGGCAACTGAGCTGTGGCTGGGCGGTCCAGGCCCTGCCCGGCTTGCACTTTGCGCCTGGCCAAGGACGCATCCACCGGGACCAAGTGAACTGTTCCGGGTCGGAGACCTACCTGTGGGACTGCCTGGGGCTGCCGGGAAATGGCTACTGTGGCCACAAGGAGGACGCCGGCGTGGTGTGCTCAG agcACCAGTCCTGGCGCCTGACCGGGGGCGCTGACCCCTGCGAGGGCCAGGTGGAGGTGTACTTCCGAGGGGTCTGGAACACAGTGTGTGACAGTACGTGGTACGAACCAGAGGCCAACGTGCTCTGCCGGGACTTGGGCTGTGGGACTCTGGCCCGGGTGCCCAAGGGGCTGCCGCACTCCCTGTCGGGCAAGATGTACTACTCATGCGAGGGAGGGGAGCCCACGCTCTCCGAGTGCTTCTGGCGGTTCAATAACTCCAACCTCTGCAGACAATCACAGGCAGCCAGGGTCCTCTGCTCAG GTGCCCGGAGCCTGCTCAATCTGTCCACTTCTGAAATCCCTGCAACTGGTCAGCCGGTCACTGTGG AATCTTCTGTGACGGTGAAAATGAAGGACTGGGAATCTCGAGAGCTAATGCTTCTCATCCCTTGCATCGTTCTGGGAATTCTCCTTCTTGTCTCACTCAGTTTCATAGCCATCATCCTCttgagaattaaaggaaaatacg CCCTCCCCGCTATGGTGAACCACCAGCACctacccaccaccaccccagcgGGGACCACAAGCTATCAAGAGGTTCCCATCACCATCGCCAAAGAAGAAA TTCCCAAGCTGCCCATCCAGGTCCAGGCTCCGCCCCCTGAAGACTCGAACTCCAGCTCGGACTCAGACTATGAGCACTATGACTTCAGCAGCCAGCCTCCCGTGGCCCTGACCACCTTCTACA ATTCCCAGCGGCACCGCTTCACAGATGAAGAGGTCCGGCAGAACAGGTTCCAGATGCCCCCCTTGGAGGAAG GCCCAGGACTCGAAGAGGTGCATGCCTCCCGGGTCCCACCTGCCAACCCTGAACACTGCATTGCAGACCCCTGCTCCACGGGCCCTCGGCGCCACCCAAGGAGCAAGGGCGGCTCCAGCACGTCTTCAGGGGAGGGGCGCTGTAATAGCCCTGGCAGCAGGCTGCCTCCGTGGAACTCTCAAGTGTTTTCTTCAGAGAGGAAGCCCCTGCTGGGGCAGCCCCTGAACTTGGAGCTGGCTGGCTCCCAGGCAAATTTTCCAG CAGGGCCCTCGGCTGATGACAGCTCCAGCACGTCCTCCGGAGAGTGGTACCAGAACTTCCAGCCGCCGCCCCGGCTCCCACCTGCTGAGCAGTTTGGGTGTCCAG GGTCCCTCACTCCCCAGCCTGACTCCTCCTCCAATGAAGACTATGATGACATTGGAGCAGCCTAG